AAAGGGGTgaggagaaagacaaaggagCTATGGGGGAATAATAAGGGCGAAAGCAGGCACGACTCGGGAGGAGCCTTCGCCCACCACATACTCCTCGCTGTGGAAGTGGTAGCAGGCCCCTTCCTCTGCAAGCTTCATGCCTCATGCTGGCTGAGGAGCTGTAACCCAGGGTCTTTGGGTCGTTGGTGGCAGCTGCATAAGTCGAGTCTGTCATGGTTGTCAGAAGTTCTGGGaggcatggtgggaggagagaggaggcaacATCTGGGCAGcggtgcgtctgtgtgtgtgactTCTGCAGATGATTCCAGCAGAGGCGGTAGCTCCAGGGAGAAAGGAAGGCACACCGCACGCAAAGCCAGCCCTGGTGCACCTCCTTGGGGGAAGTGATAGCTAATTggtggaaggaagggaaagcAAGCCCAGGCCaggtgagggtggggctggggagagttGAGCAATTGCCTTGCATTCCTTCCCTCCCCGGCCTTGAGCTACATTCCCCAGCTGTATCATTCCATTTGAGATTTGTTAAACCAAAGAGCAAACACTCAAAATTCCCACCGTCTGTATTTTAGGGATCACCTCACCGCCAGAAGCGGAACTGGGTTGTTGCCCTGAGGCAGAAACATGTAGCCTGGAATAAAATTCGGGTAGACCACCTTCAAGGCGACCCTGCGGTGCCCGGGCAGCCCGTGGGAGCATCCTTGAGATCCTGGGTACACGTGTTTCTGGTTCTTAATCGGGTCAAGGAAAGGGACCAGAAGCTTCCAGTCTAGATGTTCAGCTTCTAGATGGCCAGTCAGCTTCTAATGAGTTGCCACGCCAACTAGTTCTTAAGCTCCCAACGAGGagctgtttattatttatttatttatttttttagagaagCTGATTGCAAAGTATTCTAAGCTGGCCTCCCAGtcaatctctgaatttgaggctagcctagtctacatacagaatgagttccagaacagccagggctacacagagaaaccctgtctcaaaaaagcaagaaaagaggaaagggcaTGGCTCCTCTCCCTGCTCTGTCCCCAGCCGCTATGGTGAGAATAGGTGCAGCACTTTGAATCTTGGAAGGGAAGACACGTGCTCTAGATTTCCTGGTGGAGGTGAGCTGAATGGTCAACTTGGTGTCAATCCTGTACCTTAAAGGGGTCTTTGAGCAGGAGTTTGTTTGGTTTCGTCTCTTTTTCTAAGACAAGGTCTGTCTTATGTATGTACCTGGCCACctaggaactcactgtgtagaccaggctgacctcagactcagagctctgcttgcctctgccttctaagtgccaGCATTAAGGGCGCCAACTAGCCTTCCTGGCTTTGAGCAGGTTTTTAGACGAGATTGGGCTCACAGCCGTTCGTCTCAACAGCATGCGGTAGAGAGAGAGGATGGGGTCTTTCAGTGAGAGAATCAGTGAGGGTTTGTTTGGAATGGCAGAGGCAGCTCCTGGTCCATACGCCCAGCTGAATGAGCACACGGTGATGGTGGGAGAGGTGCCGCTGTAACGGACAGCACTCTCCATTGTGTGATGAGTGACGTGGCCTTCTCCTAGGAACAGGCATTTACAGAGCGTTCCATTACTCTGTCAGAGATGGACTCTATAGTACCTAGAGGCCTCGCACAGCTGTGGTCTGAAAGCTCATTCACTTTCTCAGTTGAGAAGCAAGACTCCCAACTAAGTTTGGAGCCAAGATCCTTGCCTGAAACATGGTGTGTAATTCATATTTGAGACGCCAGCCCTTGTGGTGTGTGCCTGGAATCCTagaatttggtttggtttgtttcaagacagggtttctctgtgtagccttgactgtcctggactcaactttgtagagcaggctagtctcacactcagagatctgcctgcctctgctgcctttctgattgctgggattacaagcacatgctgTTGGGCGTGGCTTGTAGTCCTAGAATTTAAGAGGTGGATGcaggaggaccaagagttcaGGATcgccctcagctacatagcaagtttgaggccagcctgggctctgtgaGATCCTGTGTCAGAAAAGGTCAGAGGGCAGATTCTGGGCCAAGAGGGAGGTTTCCTCAGAGGCAGGAAGGATTGTTGAGTAGGCCTTCCAGCTTCAGCTGTTTTTCTTTACGCTCTCTCCAGACCACTGACTGATAGGCTGGAGTGTCACGTGGCCTTGCTCATTTCTGGAGGGGTCAAGGTGACTTCCTGTCCCCATTTCCCCAGGCTGAGAAGAAAGCCAAGGTAATTGCAGTAATGAATGCTGTGGAAGAAAACCAGGCCTCTGGAGAGTCTCAGAAGGTGGAGGAGGCCAGCCCTCCTGCTGTGCAGCAGCCCACGGACCCTGCGTCCCCTACTGTGGCCACCACCCCTGAGCCAGTCGGGGCTGATGCTGGGGACAAGAATGCCACCAAAGCAGCTGATGATGAGCCTGAGTATGAGGTGAGCAGGCTGCCTCTCTAGTAGCCCTGGTGACTGGCTTTTTCCTGGGGTCTTTCCCTGTCAgatcttcccctttcctcctgcTATCTCCTCCTGGCTGCTTCAGAGCTTCCCCAGGTTACTGAGTTGGCTCTGTCTCCCTCCATTCTCATggggttctctccttccctcagatGCCCAGGACTGCAGTTTTGCTCTGGGAGGCTTCAGGGTGGCTGGGACTTAGGACTGCTGTGTAATGATTTTCGCACCTTGGGGCTCTAGGATGGCCGGGGCTTCGGCATTGGAGAGCTGGTATGGGGGAAACTTCGGGGCTTCTCCTGGTGGCCAGGCCGAATTGTGTCTTGGTGGATGACGGGCCGGAGCCGAGCCGCTGAAGGCACTCGCTGGGTCATGTGGTTTGGAGACGGCAAGTTCTCAGTGGTGAGTTTTTGGCTTGGTGGTCAGGAGGTTGGGAAAGAAAGTAAGGGGTCTTGGTCTGTGACCGTCTGTGGGTACAGTCTGGAACAAAGGCAGTGGAAATGCCCTCTGCTTACCCTCCTGTGTGGGGTCAGTGGAGGAAGCCTGCTGGTCCATCAGCTGTGAGGGCCCTTCAGATGTTTTCCCGTTCTTGACTGGGGCTCCTCTTTTGCTCTTCGTCATTTTTGTCATTGCCTCTGAGCCCCAGAGGGTCCAGGGACTCTAATGTTCCCCAAGATTAACAGTTACAAGGCACGTGGCTTAACCATATAGGGAACAGCTGGCTGTAGTAATCCCCACTGAACCTGAAGGagcacaagttcaagaccaacctgagctacagagtgagtgccaggccaTGCAGAACTGTAGCGCGAGGCCGTGTCTCACGGAAGGAACAAACTAAGACTGGCTTGGCCCCTAGGTGTGCGTGGAGAAGCTCATGCCCCTGAGCTCCTTCTGCAGTGCGTTCCACCAGGCCACCTACAACAAGCAGCCCATGTACCGCAAAGCCATCTACGAAGTCCTCCAGGTGAGCATGTCCCCAGCATCTCCGCCGAGTTTAATCGGTGAGGCCGCCAGGCTCCCCGGAAACTTGAGCTTCGCTAGGTGGGCCTGAGTCCCTTCTTCACCCTCCCTCCTGGTGTTTTCCCGCCCACTGCCCGCCCACCTTTGCCCCTATGAGTTGGGCTTCCCCTATCATCTCACCTGTCCCTACTTCTGTTGCCTTCCAGGTGGCTAGCAGCCGTGCTGGGAAGCTCTTTCCAGCCTGCCATGACAGTGACGAAAGTGACACTGGCAAGGCTGTGGAGGTGCAGAACAAGCAGATGATTGAATGGGCCCTCGGAGGGTTCCAGCCATCTGGTCCTAAGGGCCTAGAGCCACCAGAAGGTAAAGGTAGCAAACGGGTCTGGCGGACTGCAGCGGGGACTGGGAAAGGCGCATTTGGGAGAGCCGtagtggccccacccacagtagGGCAGCATAGAAATGGCTTCCCTGCTGCTGATGCTCCGTGATTCCAAAGTAGCCTGTCGTCCGTTGGCTCACTGGAACCCCAGAACTTGGAGGTGGGAAAGCAGCCTGGGAAATGTGCCCCACCATGGGGACTGTGCTAGGATTAGCCTGTAAGTGGTGTGATCACCTGCCTTCCTGGTGCAGAAGAGAAGAACCCATACAAGGAAGTTTACACGGACATGTGGGTTGAGCCAGAGGCCGCTGCTtacgccccacccccaccagccaAGAAACCTAGAAAGAGCACAACAGAGAAGCCCAAGGTCAAGGAGATCATTGATGAGCGCACAAGAGGTAGGagcctggagagagagaggggagagaattGGGAGCTTTGAGGGGTGGAGGGGCCGACGTCATCTGtctgggaaagagagaaagttGGGAGCTCTGAGGGGCGGACATCATCTGGGCGCCCGTCCTGGCCACCTGGGCAGTCTCCTAATGTAGGCTTTCCTCCTGCAGAGCGGCTGGTGTATGAGGTGCGGCAGAAGTGCCGGAACATCGAGGGTAAGTGTTGTCTGGGAGCTGGGTGGGCTTGCTCTTCACACAAGCATAGTGTGGCCATAGGTGTGGAGTGGCACAAGTGATGCGGGCCCCGGTGGCCTATCTGCATACTCCACCACCTCCGTTCACCTGAGGCTCCTACTCCTTTAGGGTTACGAAGCACCCCAATGGGTTCAGAGAAAGATTGTCCTTGGGTGGTTGATTGAACTTGGCTGAAGTTGACCTTGCCTTTTTCAGTCTTCACCTTCTCAAAGCCAGTATTAAGTATTTTCCTCCCCTGGTCCCGAGGTAATGATCTGACAAAGAAACAGGACTGGAGGAGGGCCTGAGGAATCCCTCCAGGGCAGCTTGGACCCAGACCCTGTTCTTATGAATGGGTTTTCGTCCCCATGTCACCCTACCCTATTTCTGGTGGTggtataaatgaaagaaagagataaatgAGCTTCTGAGATTGGATACCAACTGCTGCCTTGAAGAAAATATGTGGGATATTTGTAAATGAGTAgtacttatgtatgtgtatgtggagggCATAGGCTGATGGCCGGTGGCTTCCTCAGTTGCTGTCCACCTTCTGtttagaggcagggtctcttcGCTGAACCTAGAGCTCAGAAATTTCCCCTGTGCTgggtggccagtgagctccaagaACATGCCTGTTTTCTACcctccctagcactgggattgcaggcatagactgccatgcctgactttttcttttttcctttttcctttgctttttgtttttttgaaaccgGTGGGGGgggctctctgtgtagccttggctgtcctggaactcgctttgtagaccaggctagccttaaacacacagagatctgcatgtgtgtgtacaatgtCTCTTGGTCATGCCTACCTCACCTTCCCCGGTGACTCCCTGCAGCATGTTTCTTTCTTACCTTCATATACCCCCCCAAGCCCCCCTAACCCACTGAGCCCAGTTGATGCAACATGaggatgctggggatttgaacttggatCTCAATGTTTGCCTGAGCCATCTATCTCCACAGcgctttgctgttttgtttggttgttttttttttttttgttttgtttttttttttttcctttatcttgGGACAGAATCTCCCTCTCAGGCTTGCCGTGAACTCACATTGTGGTCCAGGATGCCTTTTGATTTTCTgagcctctcaaatgctgagattgTGGCTGTGAGCTACCTGTGTGGACTGCCATCCTGACACCCACTTTGGTGGATATTATCTTAGCTGGGGTCCGGCTCCAGGTGGGCAGGGGCTCCAGGGAATGGATGTTCATGGCCACCTGTTACCTTGCAGACATCTGCATCTCGTGTGGAAGCCTCAACGTCACCCTGGAGCACCCGCTCTTCATTGGTGGAATGTGCCAGAACTGTAAGGTAAGGCCACCGCCCCCCCCTGAGAGGTGACCTCTCCCCTTTCTCGGCGTTGGGAACCAATGCCTGACTGGTTGTGATATGGACCCGCGTGTGCACTTAGGCTCCAAAGAGTCAGGCTTGTTCTGGTTTATGTCATGGAAGATCCTTTTGTGGTTTAAGTCTTCGCCCCCCGTGGGCAGGAGTGGGAGCTACAGCCATGGTTGGAGggtgggtggcagaggcagggtcAGGCAGGCTGCCATGCTCTTGGGAGCCCCTGTAGAAGGCGCAGGGTGGAACTTGCAGGATGGGCTGTTCGCCTCTCAGCCTCGCTCATGTCCAGAGCCTGGCTTGGCTTGGCTCTGAGGCTGGGTGTCCCCAACCTTCCACCCCCGCCCTGACTCCTCACGTTCGCCCTAGAACTGCTTCTTGGAGTGCGCGTACCAGTATGACGATGACGGGTACCAGTCCTACTGCACCATCTGCTGTGGGGGCCGGGAAGTGCTCATGTGTGGGAACAATAACTGCTGCAGGTGAGGGTCGGGGCCTGCCCACGGAGCTCCGGTCGCCATTGTCCAGCCAGCTTTCCTGCCGCCTCCGTCAGCCCCGTCCGGGTCTGAGGGTCGGTCCTCCCGCTGGCTTTCCCGCAGGTGCTTTTGTGTGGAGTGTGTGGACCTTTTGGTGGGGCCAGGGGCTGCCCAAGCCGCCATTAAGGAAGACCCCTGGAACTGCTACATGTGTGGGCACAAGGGCACCTACGGGCTGCTGCGGAGACGGGAGGACTGGCCTTCTCGGCTCCAGATGTTCTTTGCCAACAACCACGACCAGGAATTTGTGAGTGCTGGGTCTAGTTTAGGCTGCAGTCTCAAGCCCCCCTGAGGCTGCTTCTCCAGTAGGCAGTGAGGGCTGGGCAGGCCGCAAAAAGGAGCGGGATGTGCGCGAGCCGTACAGATCCATCCCAAAGGCCTGCCGGTCTCAGCAGGAGGGCCAGCACGGGATGGGGAACTAGGCCATGCCAGGCTTGGAGCTGACCAATGATGCTCACTACTTAGGATCCCCCGAAGGTTTACCCGCCTGTTCCAGCTGAGAAGAGGAAGCCCATCCGGGTGCTGTCTCTCTTTGATGGAATTGCTACAGGTCAGTGGCATGGGTCCTGGGTGACTGGCCTGCTTTTCTTTGGATAGTGGAGAGAGTGAGTTTATGTAGCTGTTAAAACTGAATGATGATTAAGAAGT
This is a stretch of genomic DNA from Meriones unguiculatus strain TT.TT164.6M chromosome 1, Bangor_MerUng_6.1, whole genome shotgun sequence. It encodes these proteins:
- the Dnmt3a gene encoding DNA (cytosine-5)-methyltransferase 3A isoform X2: MAQDSGPSDLLPNGDLEKRSEPQPEEGSPAAGQKGGAPAEGEGTETPPEASRAVENGCCATKEGRGASGEEGKEQKQTNIESMKMEGSRGRLRGGLGWESSLRQRPMPRLTFQAGDPYYISKRKRDEWLARWKREAEKKAKVIAVMNAVEENQASGESQKVEEASPPAVQQPTDPASPTVATTPEPVGADAGDKNATKAADDEPEYEDGRGFGIGELVWGKLRGFSWWPGRIVSWWMTGRSRAAEGTRWVMWFGDGKFSVVCVEKLMPLSSFCSAFHQATYNKQPMYRKAIYEVLQVASSRAGKLFPACHDSDESDTGKAVEVQNKQMIEWALGGFQPSGPKGLEPPEEEKNPYKEVYTDMWVEPEAAAYAPPPPAKKPRKSTTEKPKVKEIIDERTRERLVYEVRQKCRNIEDICISCGSLNVTLEHPLFIGGMCQNCKNCFLECAYQYDDDGYQSYCTICCGGREVLMCGNNNCCRCFCVECVDLLVGPGAAQAAIKEDPWNCYMCGHKGTYGLLRRREDWPSRLQMFFANNHDQEFDPPKVYPPVPAEKRKPIRVLSLFDGIATGLLVLKDLGIQVDRYIASEVCEDSITVGMVRHQGKIMYVGDVRSVTQKHIQEWGPFDLVIGGSPCNDLSIVNPARKGLYEGTGRLFFEFYRLLHDARPKEGDDRPFFWLFENVVAMGVSDKRDISRFLESNPVMIDAKEVSAAHRARYFWGNLPGMNRPLASTVNDKLELQECLEHGRIAKFSKVRTITTRSNSIKQGKDQHFPVFMNEKEDILWCTEMERVFGFPVHYTDVSNMSRLARQRLLGRSWSVPVIRHLFAPLKEYFACV